One genomic region from uncultured Subdoligranulum sp. encodes:
- a CDS encoding MFS transporter, with translation MADTRKYRKTLRACYLGFVTQAIAANFAPLLFLTFQSSYGISLEKIALIPVVFYLTQLFIDLGATRFVDKIGYRPCVVASQVVSVLGLVLLAVLPELLPEPFLGILAAVVLYAVGSGLVEVLVSPIVEACPFENKESHMSLLHSFYCWGAVAVILGSTLFFAVFGTRHWQILAMLWALVPLVNVFQFLTCPIERLVEEDEGLSPRRLLRMPLLWMMILLMVCAGAAEASMAQWASAFTESALGVSKTVGDLAGPCLFAVFMGLSRMLYGTREQKGNLSRTMLRSGLLCVVCYLLAALSPWPVLGLAGCAVCGFSVGILWPGAISLSSQACPKGGTAMFAFLALAGDFGATVSPAVVGTLSEWSGGNLKTGLLAATVFPLLLVGSLFVLNRRRQPAVRP, from the coding sequence ATGGCGGATACCCGGAAGTACCGCAAGACCCTGCGGGCCTGCTACCTGGGGTTTGTGACCCAGGCCATCGCCGCCAACTTCGCGCCGCTGCTCTTTCTCACCTTCCAGAGCAGCTACGGCATCTCGCTGGAAAAGATCGCCCTCATCCCCGTGGTGTTTTACCTGACCCAGCTCTTCATCGACCTGGGCGCCACCCGGTTCGTGGACAAGATCGGCTACCGCCCCTGCGTGGTGGCCTCCCAGGTGGTGTCGGTGCTGGGGCTGGTGCTGCTGGCCGTGCTGCCCGAACTGCTGCCCGAGCCCTTCCTGGGCATTCTGGCGGCGGTGGTGCTCTACGCCGTGGGCAGCGGCCTCGTGGAAGTGCTGGTGAGCCCCATCGTGGAGGCCTGCCCCTTTGAGAACAAGGAAAGCCACATGAGCCTGCTGCACTCCTTCTACTGCTGGGGCGCGGTGGCGGTCATCCTGGGCTCCACCCTCTTCTTCGCGGTGTTCGGCACCCGGCACTGGCAGATCCTCGCGATGCTCTGGGCGCTGGTGCCGCTGGTCAATGTGTTCCAGTTCCTCACCTGCCCCATCGAGCGGCTGGTGGAGGAGGACGAGGGGCTGTCCCCCCGCCGGCTGCTTCGGATGCCGCTGCTCTGGATGATGATTCTGCTCATGGTCTGCGCCGGCGCCGCCGAAGCCTCCATGGCCCAGTGGGCCTCCGCTTTCACCGAGTCGGCGCTGGGCGTGTCCAAGACTGTGGGCGACCTGGCCGGGCCCTGCCTCTTCGCCGTCTTCATGGGCCTTTCCCGCATGCTGTACGGCACCCGGGAACAGAAGGGCAATCTGAGCCGCACCATGCTGCGCAGCGGCCTGCTCTGTGTGGTCTGCTACCTGCTGGCTGCCCTCTCCCCCTGGCCGGTGCTGGGCCTGGCGGGATGCGCGGTCTGCGGGTTCAGCGTGGGCATCCTTTGGCCGGGGGCCATTAGCCTCTCCTCCCAGGCGTGCCCCAAGGGCGGCACCGCCATGTTCGCCTTTTTGGCCCTGGCGGGGGACTTCGGCGCCACCGTCAGCCCCGCTGTGGTGGGCACCCTGTCGGAATGGTCCGGCGGCAACCTGAAAACCGGCCTGCTGGCCGCCACCGTCTTCCCGCTGCTGCTGGTGGGCAGCCTGTTTGTGCTCAACCGCCGCCGGCAGCCCGCCGTCCGTCCCTGA
- a CDS encoding AraC family transcriptional regulator: MSIVLDHQLREQIPQEMRDFPVAFYSNELADLPDRAGPVHWHPYCEIATAVSSVLDCQVGQTHLQLQPGDSIFINRNMLHAIRQLSGGAPDPLPILVFAGNAVAPEGSAVYRKYIQPILDCATLPFVVFRRDSDQWQEVRARIGAACAAMGQRPDCYELTVQRCLSCVLEAIYRQLDTLPAVEASRVQLNTQIRQQKMLSFIYEQYAGPVTLADIAAAAHISRSEAGRCFQAYLGCSPVEALIRYRLQRAWQMLQETDLTLQQISDACGFHSVNYFRRQFRRRYGCAPGEKRKMGK; the protein is encoded by the coding sequence ATGTCCATCGTACTTGACCATCAGCTGCGGGAACAGATCCCCCAGGAAATGCGGGATTTTCCCGTCGCCTTCTACAGCAACGAGCTGGCCGATCTGCCCGACCGGGCGGGGCCGGTGCACTGGCACCCCTACTGCGAGATTGCCACCGCCGTAAGCAGTGTGCTGGACTGTCAGGTGGGCCAGACCCACCTGCAGCTGCAGCCGGGGGACAGCATCTTCATCAACCGCAACATGCTCCACGCCATCCGGCAGCTCTCCGGCGGGGCGCCCGACCCGCTGCCCATCCTGGTCTTTGCCGGAAACGCCGTGGCCCCCGAGGGCAGCGCCGTCTACCGGAAATACATCCAGCCCATCCTGGACTGCGCCACGCTGCCCTTTGTGGTCTTCCGGCGGGACAGCGATCAGTGGCAGGAGGTCCGTGCCCGGATCGGTGCAGCCTGCGCGGCCATGGGGCAGCGGCCGGACTGCTACGAGCTTACGGTGCAGCGCTGCCTGAGCTGCGTGCTGGAAGCCATCTACCGCCAGCTGGATACTTTGCCGGCGGTCGAGGCCTCCCGGGTGCAGCTGAACACCCAGATCCGGCAGCAGAAGATGCTCTCCTTTATTTATGAACAGTACGCCGGGCCCGTCACGCTGGCGGATATCGCGGCGGCCGCCCACATCAGCCGCAGCGAGGCGGGGCGGTGTTTCCAGGCCTACCTGGGCTGTTCGCCGGTGGAGGCGCTCATCCGCTACCGCCTGCAGCGGGCCTGGCAGATGCTCCAGGAAACCGACCTGACGCTGCAGCAGATCAGCGACGCCTGCGGCTTCCACTCGGTGAACTACTTCCGGCGTCAGTTCCGCAGACGGTACGGCTGCGCACCGGGGGAAAAGCGGAAAATGGGTAAATAG
- a CDS encoding EamA family transporter — protein sequence MLFLLLAMLFSAVLAMVLKYLNTSSPYGVFFFNYITCTVLAFAAMEPRTLYNGDFTPCWLGGITGLIYLASLSANGYSIHKNGAILSSVFTRLGVLVPIVVSVALFGERPTALQGLGVALAVAAAVVMNGLPGRSHDSAAGTRIYLVPLVLTLLLNGAADAMSKVFTQLGRRQDDGLFMFYIFLFAGLATLVLLVKEHRPLTARDLLFGVLAGVPNFLSSRLLLAALTRLPAFLVYPSYSVGVILVISVASFLFFHERLNTRQLGAAAMILAALVLLNL from the coding sequence ATGCTTTTCCTTTTGCTGGCTATGCTGTTCAGCGCGGTGCTGGCCATGGTGCTGAAATACCTCAACACCAGCAGCCCCTACGGCGTGTTTTTCTTCAACTACATCACCTGCACGGTGCTGGCCTTTGCGGCCATGGAACCCAGAACGCTCTATAACGGCGATTTCACCCCCTGCTGGCTGGGCGGCATCACCGGGCTGATCTATCTTGCCTCCCTGTCCGCCAACGGGTACAGCATCCATAAAAACGGCGCCATTCTCTCCTCGGTGTTCACCCGGCTGGGGGTGCTGGTGCCCATCGTGGTGTCGGTGGCCCTCTTCGGGGAGCGCCCCACCGCCCTGCAGGGGCTGGGCGTGGCGCTGGCCGTGGCGGCCGCCGTAGTGATGAACGGCCTGCCTGGCAGATCCCATGATTCCGCCGCCGGAACGCGGATTTATCTGGTGCCCCTGGTGCTCACGCTGCTGCTCAACGGCGCCGCCGACGCCATGTCCAAGGTGTTCACCCAGCTGGGCCGCCGCCAGGACGACGGCCTCTTCATGTTCTATATCTTCCTGTTCGCCGGCCTCGCCACCCTGGTGCTGCTGGTGAAGGAGCACCGCCCCCTCACGGCGCGGGACCTCCTCTTCGGTGTGCTGGCGGGGGTGCCCAACTTCCTGTCCTCCCGGCTGCTGCTGGCCGCCCTCACCCGGCTGCCCGCCTTCCTGGTCTACCCTTCCTACAGCGTGGGGGTCATCCTCGTCATCAGCGTGGCCAGCTTCCTGTTCTTCCACGAACGGCTGAACACCCGCCAGCTGGGGGCGGCGGCCATGATTCTGGCGGCGCTGGTGCTGCTCAACCTGTGA
- a CDS encoding DUF1349 domain-containing protein, whose product MEFHWLNESKIQKTGDRIEIVAPAKTDFFCGSIDECEEGILPESLCNAPYYYTEMEGDFVLRVKVSHDFRDTYDSASVMVMKDATCWAKCCYELTDFGTHAAVSVVTKGDSDDANGCNLEGNSAWLQVCRVGNNFAFHYSADGEHFYMMRYFHLPAQPVIKVGLLAQAPTGQGGMRVYEHLSIEKKTVKNIRAGK is encoded by the coding sequence ATGGAATTTCACTGGCTGAACGAAAGCAAGATCCAAAAGACCGGGGACCGCATCGAGATTGTGGCGCCGGCCAAGACCGACTTTTTCTGCGGCAGCATCGACGAGTGCGAGGAGGGCATCCTGCCGGAATCCCTCTGCAATGCGCCCTACTATTATACCGAGATGGAAGGGGACTTCGTGCTGCGGGTGAAGGTCTCCCACGATTTCCGGGATACCTACGATTCCGCCTCGGTGATGGTCATGAAGGACGCCACCTGCTGGGCCAAGTGCTGCTATGAGCTCACCGACTTCGGCACCCACGCCGCCGTGAGCGTGGTGACCAAGGGCGACTCCGACGACGCCAACGGCTGCAACCTGGAGGGCAACAGCGCCTGGCTGCAGGTCTGCCGGGTGGGCAACAACTTCGCCTTCCACTACTCCGCGGACGGCGAGCACTTTTACATGATGCGCTACTTCCACCTGCCGGCGCAGCCCGTCATCAAGGTGGGCCTGCTGGCCCAGGCGCCCACCGGCCAGGGCGGCATGCGGGTGTACGAGCACCTGTCCATCGAGAAGAAGACCGTGAAGAACATCCGGGCGGGTAAGTGA
- a CDS encoding CorA family divalent cation transporter gives MYVYGLGQSLTLLEAPPAPGTAAVFLLTSEELDRNPRLPGLEGVLHHTPGARDARVCKAEVRRDCLSGTVVVPRRGNEGDRVAFGYLLTRDRVVLCDDTGTAHAILKRLGKAKRWRENGPGRFFCEFLEQLLARELHHLEELEDRLSQLEDGVLAGEMEGFNAALSPLRKQALGRLRFYNQLDGVACELESNEMGFFTPEEQRGFHMLEKRLARLRDEAQLLREYCLQVRELFQAELDIRQNRIMKILTIVTTVFLPLSLVAGWYGMNFTGMPELRWAYGYPAVIAASVVIVLLSLWVMKKKKFW, from the coding sequence ATGTATGTCTATGGTCTGGGTCAGAGTCTGACGCTGCTGGAGGCGCCGCCGGCGCCGGGCACGGCGGCGGTTTTCCTGCTCACCTCGGAGGAGCTGGACCGCAATCCCCGGCTGCCGGGGCTGGAGGGGGTACTCCACCACACGCCCGGCGCCCGGGATGCCCGGGTATGCAAGGCGGAGGTGCGCCGGGACTGCCTCAGCGGCACGGTGGTGGTACCCCGCCGGGGCAACGAGGGGGACCGTGTGGCCTTCGGGTATCTGCTCACCCGGGACCGGGTGGTGCTGTGTGACGACACCGGCACGGCCCATGCCATCCTCAAGCGGCTGGGCAAGGCAAAGCGCTGGCGGGAAAACGGCCCGGGGCGGTTTTTCTGCGAGTTTCTGGAACAGCTGCTGGCCCGGGAACTGCACCATCTGGAGGAGCTGGAGGACCGGCTGTCCCAGCTGGAGGACGGTGTGCTGGCGGGGGAGATGGAGGGCTTTAATGCGGCCCTCTCGCCGCTGCGCAAGCAGGCCCTGGGACGGCTGCGGTTCTACAACCAGCTGGACGGGGTGGCCTGTGAGCTGGAAAGCAACGAGATGGGCTTCTTCACCCCGGAGGAACAGCGGGGCTTCCACATGCTGGAAAAGCGGCTGGCCCGCCTGCGGGACGAAGCCCAGCTGCTGCGGGAATACTGCCTGCAGGTGCGGGAGCTGTTCCAGGCCGAGCTGGACATCCGGCAGAACCGCATCATGAAGATCCTCACCATCGTCACCACGGTGTTCCTGCCCCTGTCGCTGGTGGCGGGGTGGTACGGCATGAACTTCACCGGCATGCCGGAACTGCGCTGGGCCTACGGCTACCCGGCGGTGATCGCGGCCAGCGTGGTCATTGTGCTGCTCTCCCTCTGGGTGATGAAAAAGAAGAAGTTCTGGTAA
- a CDS encoding BMP family ABC transporter substrate-binding protein produces the protein MKKLFSILMAGAMMLSLAACGATGSTSSAAASTATGDTAEASGTTASTDLKVGVILVGDETEGYSAAHINGIKEAAAEVGLPEDQIIWKYKIPESAECSDAAEDLVGQGCDLVIANSYGHQTYLVETAEKYPDTTFVSMTGDFAAISGLDNFKNAFTAVYQSRYVSGVVAGMKLKELVDSGTLTPETQPNSFDADGNVKIGYVGAFPYAEVISGYTAFYLGVKSVFPTVTMEVMYTNSWFDIDKEGAAAEALIANGSVIIGQHADSTGAPAATQRLKDAGTICYSVGYNIDMLDTAPTAALTSATNVWKVYYAELFTAAMNGEEIPTDWAKGYDDGAVAITELGPECAEGTADKVAEVEAALKDGSLHVFDTSTFTVDGQTVTSAPVDLSYYDYSTGEAVAVYQGETKEAIHDGYFDESTLRSAPYFTLHIDGIVEDSDPVA, from the coding sequence ATGAAGAAATTGTTCAGCATTCTGATGGCCGGCGCCATGATGCTGTCGCTGGCCGCCTGCGGCGCCACCGGCAGCACCTCTTCGGCTGCCGCCTCCACCGCCACCGGCGACACCGCCGAGGCCTCCGGCACCACCGCTTCCACCGACCTGAAGGTGGGCGTCATCCTGGTGGGCGACGAGACCGAGGGCTACAGCGCCGCCCACATCAACGGCATCAAGGAAGCCGCTGCCGAGGTGGGTCTGCCCGAGGACCAGATCATCTGGAAGTACAAGATCCCCGAGAGCGCCGAGTGCTCCGACGCCGCCGAGGACCTGGTGGGCCAGGGCTGCGACCTGGTCATCGCCAACTCCTACGGCCATCAGACCTATCTGGTGGAAACCGCTGAGAAGTATCCCGACACCACCTTCGTTTCCATGACCGGCGACTTCGCCGCCATCAGCGGTCTGGACAACTTCAAGAACGCCTTCACCGCCGTGTACCAGTCCCGCTACGTCTCCGGCGTGGTGGCCGGCATGAAGCTGAAGGAACTGGTGGACAGCGGCACGCTGACCCCCGAGACCCAGCCCAACTCCTTTGATGCCGACGGCAACGTGAAGATCGGCTATGTGGGCGCCTTCCCCTACGCGGAAGTCATCTCCGGCTACACCGCCTTCTATCTGGGCGTCAAGAGCGTCTTCCCCACCGTCACCATGGAAGTCATGTACACCAACTCCTGGTTCGACATTGACAAGGAGGGCGCTGCCGCCGAGGCCCTGATCGCCAACGGTTCGGTCATCATCGGCCAGCACGCCGACTCCACCGGTGCCCCTGCCGCCACCCAGCGTCTGAAGGACGCCGGCACCATCTGCTACTCTGTGGGCTACAACATCGACATGCTGGACACCGCCCCCACCGCTGCCCTGACCTCCGCCACCAACGTGTGGAAGGTCTACTACGCCGAGCTGTTCACCGCGGCCATGAACGGGGAAGAGATTCCCACCGACTGGGCCAAGGGCTATGACGACGGCGCCGTGGCCATCACCGAGCTGGGGCCCGAGTGCGCCGAAGGCACCGCCGACAAGGTGGCCGAAGTGGAAGCCGCTCTGAAGGACGGCAGCCTGCATGTGTTCGACACCTCCACCTTCACGGTGGACGGCCAGACCGTGACCAGCGCTCCTGTGGACCTGAGCTACTACGACTACTCCACCGGCGAGGCCGTGGCGGTCTACCAGGGCGAGACCAAGGAAGCCATCCATGACGGCTACTTCGACGAGAGCACTCT
- a CDS encoding M42 family metallopeptidase: protein MTEETMQARRAFLVDTLQKLLGQDSPTGFTHGVIGVAEGIARELGFATRQTNKGNLIITVPGREPGRKVGLCAHVDTLGLMVRSITADGMLMVTKVGGPLLPTLDGEYCRIYTRAGQVYTGTVLSLSPSVHVQDDAATRPRDEKNMAVRIDEKVHTKADVEALGIAPGDYVCYDPKTTVTESGFVKSRFLDDKASAACLLTLLWQMKETGTKPRYETYFTLTVHEEVGHGGATLPTVDELLAVDMGCIGEDLSCTEYQVSICAKDNGGPYDYEMVSRLVNLAKGHGVDYAVDIYPHYGSDVGAAWRSGMDCRAALIGPGVHASHGMERTHLDALRATMDLAGLFLELA from the coding sequence ATGACAGAGGAAACAATGCAGGCCCGGCGGGCCTTTCTGGTGGATACGCTTCAGAAACTGCTGGGGCAGGACAGCCCCACCGGCTTCACCCACGGGGTGATCGGCGTGGCGGAGGGCATCGCCCGGGAGCTGGGCTTTGCCACCCGGCAGACAAACAAGGGCAACCTGATCATCACGGTGCCCGGTCGGGAGCCTGGCCGCAAGGTGGGGCTCTGCGCCCATGTGGACACCCTGGGCCTGATGGTGCGCTCCATCACCGCCGACGGCATGCTGATGGTCACCAAGGTGGGCGGCCCGCTGCTGCCCACCCTGGACGGCGAGTACTGCCGCATCTACACCCGGGCGGGCCAGGTCTACACCGGCACGGTGCTGAGCCTGTCGCCGTCGGTGCATGTGCAGGATGACGCGGCCACCCGTCCCCGGGACGAGAAGAACATGGCTGTGCGCATCGACGAGAAGGTGCACACCAAGGCGGACGTGGAAGCGCTGGGCATCGCACCGGGGGACTATGTCTGCTACGACCCCAAGACCACCGTCACCGAAAGCGGCTTTGTGAAGTCCCGCTTCCTGGACGACAAGGCCAGCGCGGCCTGCCTGCTGACCCTGCTGTGGCAGATGAAGGAGACCGGCACGAAGCCCCGGTACGAGACTTACTTCACCCTCACGGTCCACGAGGAGGTGGGCCACGGCGGCGCCACTCTGCCCACGGTGGACGAGCTGCTGGCGGTGGACATGGGCTGTATCGGCGAGGACCTGAGCTGCACCGAGTACCAGGTCTCCATCTGCGCCAAGGACAACGGCGGGCCCTATGACTACGAGATGGTCAGCCGCCTGGTGAACCTTGCCAAGGGCCACGGCGTGGACTACGCGGTGGACATCTACCCCCACTACGGCTCCGACGTGGGCGCCGCCTGGCGGTCCGGCATGGACTGCCGGGCAGCCCTCATCGGCCCCGGCGTGCACGCCTCCCACGGCATGGAGCGCACCCATCTGGACGCCCTGCGCGCCACCATGGATCTGGCGGGGCTCTTCCTGGAGCTGGCCTGA
- a CDS encoding bile acid:sodium symporter family protein, with amino-acid sequence MLQRCNRFLEKWMFLVTPCCLAAGVLFPSVAGLGVPYVPLVFAFMTFIGGLKSSFRDIAAVFRSPLPLLACLVTLHLVLPAAACGLGRLLFPDNPNVVTGMVLEFSVPAAVVGLMWVSIYRGNSPLSLALVILDTLLSPFLIPLTLRLLVGSQVAIDTSRMMEELIFMIALPALLAMVLNQLSRDRVKETWPARLAPYSKFCLIFVVTANSSEVAPYIRHLNAQRLLAAGCILLLATCGYVIGWLLALLFRQPHDITVSMIYGAGMRNISAGAVIASTYFPAEVVFPVMIGTLFQQILAALFGMLSARSWHR; translated from the coding sequence ATGCTGCAGCGCTGCAACCGTTTTCTGGAAAAGTGGATGTTTCTGGTCACCCCCTGCTGTCTGGCGGCGGGGGTGCTGTTTCCCTCGGTGGCGGGACTGGGGGTGCCCTATGTGCCACTGGTCTTCGCCTTCATGACCTTCATCGGCGGGCTGAAATCCAGCTTCCGGGATATCGCCGCGGTGTTCCGCAGCCCCCTGCCCCTGCTGGCCTGCCTTGTGACGCTCCACCTGGTGCTGCCCGCGGCGGCCTGCGGCCTGGGACGGCTGCTCTTCCCGGACAACCCCAACGTGGTGACGGGCATGGTGCTGGAATTCTCGGTGCCCGCGGCGGTGGTGGGGCTGATGTGGGTGTCCATCTACCGGGGCAACAGCCCGCTGTCCCTGGCGCTGGTCATTCTGGACACCCTGCTGTCCCCCTTCCTCATTCCCCTGACGCTGCGGCTGCTGGTGGGCTCCCAGGTGGCCATCGACACCTCCCGGATGATGGAGGAGCTGATCTTCATGATCGCCCTGCCGGCCCTGCTGGCCATGGTGCTCAACCAGCTCAGCCGCGACCGGGTCAAGGAGACCTGGCCCGCCCGGCTGGCGCCCTATTCCAAGTTCTGCCTGATCTTTGTGGTTACCGCCAACTCCTCCGAGGTGGCCCCCTACATCCGCCACCTGAACGCCCAGCGGCTGCTGGCGGCGGGCTGCATCCTGCTGCTGGCGACCTGCGGGTATGTCATCGGCTGGCTGCTGGCCCTGCTGTTCCGGCAGCCCCATGACATCACCGTCTCGATGATCTACGGCGCCGGTATGCGCAACATCAGCGCCGGGGCTGTCATCGCCTCCACCTACTTTCCGGCGGAGGTGGTGTTCCCCGTCATGATCGGCACGCTGTTCCAGCAGATTCTGGCCGCCCTCTTCGGCATGCTGTCCGCCCGCAGCTGGCACAGATAA